A region of Paralichthys olivaceus isolate ysfri-2021 chromosome 24, ASM2471397v2, whole genome shotgun sequence DNA encodes the following proteins:
- the LOC109643339 gene encoding sodium channel protein type 2 subunit alpha-like isoform X2 gives MAQLLVPPGPDSFLPFVPESLAAIERRIAEEEARKPRAERRSDSDDENGPKPNSDLEAGKSLPFIYGDTPSSLVSTPLEDLDPYYSNQKTFIVLNRGKAIFRFNATPALYILSPFNPLRRIAIRVLVHSLFSILIMFTILTNCAFMTLSNPPEWAKNVEYTFTGIYTFESLIKILARGFCVGKFTFLRDPWNWLDFSVILMAYVTEFVDLGNVSALRTFRVLRALKTISVIPGLKTIVGALIQSVKKLSDVMILTVFCLSVFALIGLQLFMGNLRQKCVRYPINSNATNSSNVTSDDYMTFGNTLMDINTTFVQNNTENPFNWTEYINDPDNYYYLPGRRDALLCGNGSGAGLCPEGFTCIKGGRNPDYGYTSFDTFSWAFLSLFRLMTQDFWENLYQQTLRAAGKPYMIFFVLVIFLGSFYLVNLILAVVAMAYDEQNQATIEEAQQKEEEFQAMLEQLKRQQEEAQVAAAAATESGEYSGRGGPTSESSSGTSKLSSKSAKERRNRRKKRKQREEEERGVRKFHKSESEDSIKRSSFRFSVDANRLSYEKRCSSPNQSLLSIRGSLLSPRRNSRASLFSFRGRARDMGSENDFADDEHSTFEESDSRRGSLFLPRRLERRCSAVSQTSLGAPRVMLPANGKMHCAVDCNGVVSLVGGTSVTTSPVGLLLPEGTTTDTELKKRRSGFHQPSMDYLDEPGGRQRAMSVASILTNTMEELEESRQKCPPCWYRFANTCLIWDCYPAWLKIKEVVNMVVMDPFVDLAITICIVLNTLFMAMEHYPMTKEFNNVLSVGNLVFTGIFTAEMCFKIIALDPYYYFQEGWNIFDGIIVSLSLMELGLANVEGLSVLRSFRLLRVFKLAKSWPTLNMLIKIIGNSVGALGNLTLVLAIIVFIFAVVGMQLFGKSYKEFVCKISDDCQLPRWHMHDFFHSFLIVFRVLCGEWIETMWDCMEVAGQTMCLIVFMMVMVIGNLVVLNLFLALLLSSFSADNLAATDDDSEMNNLQIAVGRIQRFFAFVKSTVRQFLQSLCFSRGSKGSGLAEESKPLDELHSNGKGNCISNHTSLEITKEPSRVYMTEGNGRPGGGLVVGVRDMTVKYPIEECDYMSFIHNPSLTVTVPIAVGESDFENLNTEDFSSDSSDVEGSKETRQFNLSSSSRPVQKLDAEPKRLSSSEGSTVDIRPPGDGVDSVELEPEESMDPEACFTEGCVSRFQCCQINEEGSHYKTWWNLRKTCFIIVEHNWFESFIIFMILLSSGALAFEDIYIEQRRTVKTMLEYSDKVFTYVFILEMLLKWVAYGFVKYFTNAWCWLDFLIVDVSLVSLVANALGYSELTAIKSLRTLRALRPLRALSRFEGMRVVVNALLGAIPSIMNVLLVCLIFWLIFSIMGVNLFAGKYYFCVNTTSDEIFPIHIVNNKTECLNLVNDSARWKNVKINFDNVGAGYLALLQVATFKGWMDIMYAAVDSRDVEDQPKYEVNLYMYLYFVIFIIFGSFFTLNLFIGVIIDNFNQQKKKFGGQDIFMTEEQKKYYNAMKKLGSKKPQKPIPRPTNAFQGCVFDCITKQAFDIVIMILICLNMVTMMVETDDQAKDMDDILYWINMVFIVLFTGECVLKMISLRHYYFTIGWNIFDFVVVILSIVGMFLSEVIEKYFVSPTLFRVIRLARIGRILRLIKGAKGIRTLLFALMMSLPALFNIGLLLFLVMFIYAIFGMSNFAYVKREAGIDDMFNFETFGNSMICLFQITTSGGWDGLLAPILNKREPDCDSQMEHPGNSYKGNCGNPSVGIFFFVSYIIICFLIVVNMYIAVILENFSVATEESAEPLSEDDFEMFYEVWERFDPDATQFMEYSKLSDFADALDPPLRMPKPNMIQLISMDLPMVSGERIHCLDILFAFTKRVLGEGGEMDVLRGQMEERFMASNPSKVSYEPITTTLRRKQEDMSAIIIQRAFRRYMIRLAMKKASTLYKEQLKEGIRDPDKDVMVIGKFTENSTSDKTDMTPSTASPPSYNSVTKSDKDKYEKENREKENKGKDSKERKK, from the exons ATGGCACAGCTGCTTGTACCGCCCGGACCTGACAGCTTCCTCCCCTTCGTCCCCGAGTCGCTGGCCGCCATCGAGAGGCGCATCGCCGAGGAGGAGGCCCGGAAACCACGGGCGGAGCGCCGCAGCGACAGCGATGATGAAAATGGGCCAAAGCCCAACAGTGACCTGGAGGCGGGGAAATCTCTCCCCTTCATATATGGGGACACCCCTTCCAGCCTGGTGTCCACCCCTCTGGAGGACCTGGATCCCTACTACAGCAATCAGAAG ACCTTCATAGTATTGAATCGTGGGAAGGCAATCTTCCGTTTCAACGCCACTCCTGCCTTGTACATCTTAAGCCCCTTCAACCCCCTAAGGAGGATAGCTATTAGAGTTTTAGTACACT ctttgttcAGCATCTTGATCATGTTCACAATCCTGACCAACTGTGCTTTCATGACCCTCAGTAATCCTCCGGAATGGGCCAAGAATGTAGA GTACACATTCACAGGGATTTACACCTTCGAGTCCCTTATAAAAATCCTGGCCAGGGGCTTCTGTGTGGGGAAGTTCACTTTCCTGCGGGACCCGTGGAACTGGCTGGATTTCAGTGTTATCCTCATGGC ATATGTCACAGAGTTTGTGGACCTGGGCAATGTCTCAGCACTGCGAACCTTCAGGGTTCTGCGAGCCCTGAAAACAATATCAGTCATCCCAG GCCTAAAGACCATTGTCGGTGCTCTGATCCAGTCGGTAAAAAAGCTGTCGGACGTGATGATCCTCACCGTGTTCTGCCTCAGCGTCTTCGCCCTCATCGGCCTGCAGCTCTTCATGGGCAACCTGAGGCAGAAGTGCGTGCGTTATCCGATCAACAGCAACGCCACCAACAGCAGCAACGTAACCAGCGACGACTACATGACTTTCGGCAACACCCTGATGGACATCAACACTACGTTTGTGCAGAACAACACAGAGAACCCTTTCAACTGGACGGAGTACATCAACGATCCGG aTAATTACTATTACCTCCCTGGCCGTAGGGATGCTCTGCTCTGTGGGAACGGCAGCGGTGCTGG GCTCTGCCCAGAGGGTTTTACGTGTATAAAGGGGGGCCGTAATCCAGATTATGGCTACACCAGCTTCGACACCTTTAGCTGggccttcctctctctgttccgACTCATGACCCAGGACTTCTGGGAAAACCTCTACCAGCAG ACTTTGCGTGCTGCGGGGAAACCCTACATGATCTTCTTTGTGCTGGTGATCTTCCTGGGCTCCTTTTACCTGGTCAACCTGATCTTGGCCGTGGTGGCCATGGCGTATGACGAGCAGAACCAGGCGACCATCGAGGAGGCgcagcagaaggaggaggagttcCAGGCCATGCTAGAGCAACTGAAgagacagcaggaggaggcacAG GTtgccgcagcagcagccacgGAGAGTGGGGAGTACAGCGGGAGAGGGGGGCCCACCTCCGAGTCCTCCTCGGGGACGTCTAAACTGAGCTCCAAGAGTGCCAAGGAGCGACGCAACAGgcggaagaagaggaagcagagggaggaggaggagaggggggtgcGCAAGTTCCACAAGTCTGAGTCTGAGGACAGCATCAAGCGGTCCAGCTTCCGCTTCTCTGTTGATGCCAACCGCCTCTCTTATGAGAAGAGATGCTCTTCCCCCAACCAG tctctcctcAGTATCCGCGGATCCCTGCTATCTCCTCGGAGGAACAGCCGTGCCAGCCTCTTCAGCTTCCGCGGCCGGGCGCGCGACATGGGCTCAGAGAACGACTTCGCTGACGATGAGCACAGCACCTTCGAGGAGAGTGACAGTCGCCGCGGCTCCCTGTTCCTTCCGCGCCGCCTCGAGCGCCGCTGCAGTGCCGTCAGCCAGACGAGCCTCGGGGCGCCTCGGGTCATGCTGCCCGCCAACGGGAAGATGCACTGTGCCGTCGACTGCAACGGCGTGGTGTCGCTGGTCGGTGGAACGTCTGTAACAACCTCCCCTGTAGGTCTCCTGCTGCCTGAG GGAACAACTACAGACACTGAGTTGAAGAAACGCCGGTCAGGCTTTCACCAGCCATCCATGGATTATCTCGATGAACCAGGGGGTCGGCAGAGAGCGATGAGTGTGGCCAGTATCCTCACCAACACCATGGAAG AGCTTGAAGAGTCGAGACAGAAGTGCCCCCCCTGCTGGTATCGATTCGCCAACACCTGTCTGATCTGGGATTGTTATCCAGCGTGGCTGAAAATCAAGGAGGTGGTCAACATGGTGGTCATGGACCCATTCGTGGATCTGGCCATCACCATTTGCATCGTCCTAAACACCCTGTTCATGGCCATGGAGCATTACCCCATGACGAAAGAATTCAACAACGTGCTCTCGGTTGGAAACCTG GTGTTCACAGGTATCTTCACAGCGGAGATGTGTTTCAAGATCATCGCCCTGGATCCCTACTACTACTTCCAGGAAGGCTGGAACATCTTTGACGGCATCATCGTTAGTCTGAGTCTGATGGAGCTCGGCCTGGCCAATGTGGAAGGCCTGTCTGTGCTCCGCTCCTTCAGACTG CTGAGGGTCTTCAAACTGGCCAAGTCGTGGCCCACTTTGAACATGCTGATCAAGATCATCGGTAACTCGGTGGGCGCTCTGGGGAACCTCACGCTGGTGCTCGCCATCATCGTCTTCATCTTCGCCGTGGTGGGCATGCAGCTGTTTGGCAAGAGCTACAAGGAGTTTGTGTGCAAGATCTCCGACGACTGTCAGCTGCCTCGCTGGCACATGCATGACTTCTTCCACTCCTTCCTCATTGTGTTCCGGGTGCTGTGTGGAGAGTGGATCGAGACCATGTGGGACTGCATGGAGGTGGCAGGGCAGACCATGTGCCTCATAGTCTTCATGATGGTCATGGTCATTGGAAACCTTGTG GTCCTAAACCTGTTCCTGGCTCTCCTCCTGAGCTCATTCAGCGCTGACAACCTGGCAGCAACTGACGACGACAGCGAGATGAACAACCTGCAGATCGCAGTGGGCCGCATCCAGCGGTTTTTCGCCTTTGTCAAATCCACTGTGCGGCAGTTCCTCCAGAGCCTCTGCTTCAGCAGGGGCAGCAAGGGGTCCGGTCTGGCCGAGGAGAGCAAACCCTTGGACGAACTGCACAGCAACGGCAAGGGCAACTGCATCTCTAATCACACGTCACTGGAGATCACCAAAGAGCCCAGTAGGGTGTACATGACGGAGGGCAACGGGCGGCCAGGAGGGGGGCTGGTGGTTGGGGTCAGGGACATGACGGTGAAATACCCCATCGAGGAATGTGACTACATGTCATTTATTCATAACCCCAGCCTGACGGTCACCGTGCCCATCGCTGTGGGCGAGTCAGACTTTGAGAACCTGAACACAGAAGATTTCAGCAGCGACTCGTCGGACGTAGAGGGCAGCAAGGAG ACTCGGCAGTTTAACCTCTCATCTTCTTCCCGGCCCGTGCAGAAGCTCGACGCAGAGCCCAAGCGTCTGAGCTCATCAGAGGGGAGCACGGTTGATATTCGCCCCCCAGGAGATGGGGTTGACTCTGTGGAGCTGGAGCCGGAGGAGTCTATGGACCCGGAGGCCTGCTTCACTGAGG GCTGTGTGAGCAGGTTCCAGTGCTGCCAGATAAATGAAGAGGGCAGCCATTATAAGACCTGGTGGAATCTGAGGAAGACCTGCTTCATCATAGTGGAGCACAACTGGTTTGAGTCCTTCATCATATTTATGATCCTGCTCAGCAGTGGGGCACTG GCGTTCGAGGACATTTACATCGAGCAGCGGAGGACCGTTAAAACGATGCTGGAGTACTCAGACAAGGTCTTTACTTATGTCTTCATCCTGGAAATGCTGCTGAAGTGGGTGGCATACGGCTTCGTCAAGTACTTCACCAACGCCTGGTGTTGGCTTGACTTCCTCATTGTAGAC GTGTCCCTGGTCAGCCTCGTAGCCAACGCTCTGGGCTACTCGGAGCTTACCGCTATCAAATCTCTGAGGACGCTACGAGCCCTCCGGCCCCTGAGGGCCCTGTCTCGGTTTGAGGGCATGAGG GTTGTGGTGAACGCACTACTGGGCGCCATCCCCTCCATCATGAACGTGCTGCTGGTCTGCCTCATCTTCTGGCTCATCTTCAGCATCATGGGCGTCAACCTGTTCGCGGGGAAGTACTACTTCTGCGTCAACACCACCTCGGACGAGATCTTCCCCATCCACATCGTCAACAACAAGACGGAATGCCTGAACTTGGTCAACGACAGCGCCCGCTGGAAGAATGTCAAAATCAACTTTGATAACGTAGGGGCCGGATATCTGGCTCTGCTGCAAGTG GCAACGTTTAAGGGTTGGATGGACATAATGTATGCAGCCGTGGACTCTCGAGAT GTGGAAGATCAGCCGAAATATGAAGTGAACTTGTACATGTACCTTTACtttgtcatcttcatcatcttcggCTCCTTCTTCACCCTCAACTTGTTCATTGGTGTCATCATCGACAACTTCAACcagcagaagaaaaag TTTGGAGGTCAGGACATTTTCAtgacagaagaacagaagaaataCTACAACGCCATGAAGAAGCTGGGCTCCAAGAAACCACAGAAACCTATACCACGACCAACA aATGCTTTTCAAGGCTGCGTGTTCGACTGCATCACAAAGCAGGCGTTCGACATCGTCATCATGATCCTCATCTGCCTGAACATGGTGACCATGATGGTGGAGACCGATGACCAGGCGAAGGATATGGACGATATCCTCTACTGGATAAACATGGTCTTCATTGTGCTCTTCACTGGGGAGTGTGTGCTCAAGATGATCTCCCTGCGTCACTATTACTTCACGATTGGCTGGAACATATTTGACTTTGTGGTGGTGATCCTGTCCATCGTAG gtaTGTTCTTATCCGAAGTTATCGAGAAATACTTTGTGTCCCCGACGCTGTTCCGAGTGATCCGTCTGGCCAGGATAGGCCGCATCCTCCGTCTCATCAAAGGCGCCAAGGGCATCCGGACGCTTCTCTTTGCCCTGATGATGTCTCTCCCCGCGCTGTTCAACATcggcctcctcctctttcttgtCATGTTTATCTACGCCATCTTCGGGATGTCCAACTTTGCCTACGTCAAGCGTGAAGCAGGAATCGATGACATGTTTAATTTCGAGACCTTCGGGAACAGTATgatctgtttgtttcagatCACCACCTCAGGCGGGTGGGATGGCCTGCTGGCGCCCATACTGAACAAACGGGAGCCCGACTGCGACAGCCAGATGGAGCACCCGGGCAATTCTTACAAAGGGAACTGCGGCAACCCGTCGGTGGGCATCTTCTTCTTCGTCAGCTACATCATTATCTGCTTCCTCATTGTGGTCAACATGTACATCGCCGTCATCCTGGAGAACTTCAGCGTGGCTACGGAGGAGAGCGCCGAGCCGCTGAGCGAGGACGACTTCGAGATGTTCTACGAGGTGTGGGAGCGCTTCGATCCAGATGCCACTCAGTTCATGGAGTACAGCAAGCTTTCTGACTTTGCGGACGCTCTAGACCCGCCGCTGCGCATGCCCAAGCCCAACATGATCCAGCTCATCTCCATGGATCTGCCGATGGTGAGTGGCGAGCGAATCCACTGTCTCGACATCCTGTTCGCCTTCACCAAGCGTGTGTTGGGCGAAGGTGGTGAGATGGACGTGTTGCGAGGGCAGATGGAGGAGCGCTTCATGGCCTCCAACCCCTCTAAGGTGTCTTATGAGCCCATCACCACCACCCTGCGTCGCAAACAAGAGGACATGTCGGCCATAATTATCCAGAGAGCCTTCCGCCGCTACATGATCCGTCTGGCCATGAAGAAGGCGTCCACTCTCTACAAGGAGCAGCTGAAGGAGGGCATCCGCGACCCCGACAAGGACGTGATGGTCATCGGCAAGTTCACCGAGAACTCCACCTCAGACAAAACAGACATGACGCCATCCACAGCCTCCCCGCCCTCCTACAACAGCGTGACGAAATCGGACAAGGACAAATATGAGAAGGAGaacagggaaaaagaaaacaaaggaaaagacTCGAAAGAACGAAAGaaatag